GTCTCAAGTTTGCTTGCCAAAGGATGAAGGTGGCCTTGGTTTCAGAAGTTTTTCCGACTGGAACATAACTCTCAATCTCAAGCTCATTTGGTTGTTATTCTCAAACAGTCGGTCCCTTTGGGTTAAATGGCACAAGCACCACCACCTCCCAGGATCCGTAAACGGCCCTATAGCAGCATTTTGGTCTATAAAAGAAGGCATAAATGACACCTGGAACTGGAGATCTCTTTTACGACTTAGACCGATTGCAGAGAGATTCCTAAAGTGCTCTATTGGTAACGGTTTATCTGCCAGTTTCTGGCATGATTCCTGGAGTCTGTTTGGCCCCCTAATAAAGCTTTTGGGAGATGAAGGTCCCAGAAACCTGCATATCCCAATAGCAGCCACGGTAGCCGATGCCGTCGAAGGAGCCACCTGGCGACTACCTTCCCCAAGATCTTAAGAAGCCCTTGACCTGCATACCTATCTCACTACAATAACACTCCCGCTGCACCCTGACCTTGAAGACTCCTACGGTTGGATAGTCAACAACATCGACTGCAacgatttctcttcttcaaggACGTGGGAGGCTCTAAGACAGAGAGAACCTAAAAAAGACTGGTCACCTGTGATCTGGTTTAAAGGTGCTACCCCGAGGAATTCTTTCCACATGTGGGTATCTCATCTGAACAGACTCCCCACTCGCTCTCGGATGATCTCCTGGGGTCTGCAGGTTTCTCCACTTTGTTGCTTATGTGCAATGAGTGATGAGACTCGAGACCACCTCCTGCTTACTTGTAACTTCAGCGAATCAATTTGGAACCTTGTGCAGTCCAGACTAAGACTTACTCCACTTCAATTTCGAGACTGGGAAAGTTTTCTCTCCTGGATCAAGCTCAGCACGGCCTCTTCTCTGTCGGTGCTCCGGAAAATTGTCTCTCAAGCCACCATCTACGCTATCTGGAAGCAGAGAAACAATGTTCTCCATAATTCTCAAGTCATCCCACCANTGGAGAAAGTGAAGAGTAAATTCACCCTCTGGTCTGTGAAGACTCTATCTTTTGCAGGGCGGCTCCAACTGCTAACTTCAGTCATTTCTGGCATTGTTGTTTTCTGGATCTTTACATTCAGGCTCCCGAAAGGTTGTATCAAAGAAATAGAGTCTTTGTGCTCTCGTTTCCTTTGGTCTAGAGGTATCGAAAATCCTCACAAAGCAAAAGTAGCTTGGTCTCAAGTTTGCTTGCCAAAGGATGAAGGTGGCCTTGGTTTCAGAAGTTTTTCCGACTGGAACATAACTCTCAATCTCAAGCTCATTTGGTTGTTATTCTCAAACAGTCGGTCCCTTTGGGTTAAATGGCACAGGCACCACCACCTCCCAGGATCCGTAAACGGCCCTATAGCAGCATTTTGGTCTATAAAAGAAGGCATAAATGACACCTGGAACTGGAGATCTCTTTTATGACTTAGATTGATTGCAGAGAGATTCCTAAAGTGCTCTATTGGTAACGGTTTATCTGCCAGTTTCTGGCATGATTCCTGGAGTCCGTTTGGCCCCCTAATAAAGCTTTTGGGAGATGAAGGTCCCAGAAACCTGCATATCCCAATAGCAGCCACGGTAGCCGATGCCGTTGAAGGAGCCACCTGGCGACTACCTTCCCCAAGATCTCAAGAAGCCTTTGACCTGCATACCTATCTCACTACAATAACACTCCCGCTGCACCCTGACCTTGAAGACTCCTACGGTTGGATAGTCAACAACATCAACTGCAAcgacttctcttcttcaaggaCGTGGGAGGCTCTAAGACAGAGAGAACCTAAAAAGACTGGTCACCTGTGATCTGGTTTAAAGGTGCTACCCCGAGGAATTCTTTCCACATGTGGGTATCTCATCTAAACAGACTCCCCACTCGCTCTCGGATGATCTCCTGGGGTCTGCAGGTTTCTCCACTTTGTTGCTTATGTGCAATGAGTGATGAGACTCGAGACCACCTCCTGCTTACTTGTAACTTCAGCGAATCAATTTGGAACCTTGTGCAGTCCAGACTAAGACTTACTCCACTTCAATTTCGAGACTGGGAAAGTTTTCTCTCCTGGATCAAGCTCAGCACGGCCTCTTCTCTGTCGGTGCTCCGGAAAATTGTCTCTCAAGCCACCATCTACGCTATCTGGAAGCAGAGAAACAATGTTCTCCATAATTCTCAAGTCATCCCACCAACTGTTGTTTTCAAGACCATCAACCGAGAGATCATCAACACCATCCATGCTAGAAACCATCGCAGGAAATTCAAAAAACTGTTGAGTCTCTGGATTATCTGAAGTTTGCATCAACCGGTTCAAGTTTTTTACTCTAactttgctttcttgttttttattttatttttgccaaGAAACCTAAAGCTGGGTACTCAtttgtaaaaccaaaacttttcatTTNACAgaattctttataaattgttGGAGTGTTGTCGGGGGAGAGGTTATCTCAGCAGTCACATAATTCTTTTCTTCAGGAAAGCTCCTCAAGCAATNATATCCCAATAGCAGCCACGGTAGCCGATGCCGTTGAAGGAGCCACCTGGCGACTACCTTCCCCAAGATCTCAAGAAGCCTTTGACCTGCATACCTATCTCACTACAATAACACTCCCGCTGCACCCTGACCTTGAAGACTCCTACGGTTGGATAGTCAACAACATCAACTGCAAcgacttctcttcttcaaggaCGTGGGAGGCTCTAAGACAGAGAGAACCTAAAAAGACTGGTCACCTGTGATCTGGTTTAAAGGTGCTACCCCGAGGAATTCTTTCCACATGTGGGTATCTCATCTAAACAGACTCCCCACTCGCTCTCGGATGATCTCCTGGGGTCTGCAGGTTTCTCCACTTTGTTGCTTATGTGCAATGAGTGATGAGACTCGAGACCACCTCCTGCTTACTTGTAACTTCAGCGAATCAATTTGGAACCTTGTGCAGTCCAGACTAAGACTTACTCCACTTCAATTTCGAGACTGGGAAAGTTTTCTCTCCTGGATCAAGCTCAGCACGGCCTCTTCTCTGTCGGTGCTCCGGAAAATTGTCTCTCAAGCCACCATCTACGCTATCTGGAAGCAGAGAAACAATGTTCTCCATAATTCTCAAGTCATCCCACCAACTGTTGTTTTCAAGACCATCAACCGAGAGATCATCAACACCATCCATGCTAGAAACCATCGCAGGAAATTCAAAAAACTGTTGAGTCTCTGGATTATCTGAAGTTTGCATCAACCGGTTCAAGTTTTTTACTCTAactttgctttcttgttttttattttatttttgccaaGAAACCTAAAGCTGGGTACTCAtttgtaaaaccaaaacttttcattttatatgatatttactcatttagcaacaaaaaaaaatgttagaataggtttcaaattataaaagaatGAACTGACACCAACCAATTAAATTGTTGTTTAGTGGTAGACACGACCTTTCAAAAGATGTAGTTATATTTCATGATTCAAGTTTTTGTTTGGGACAAGATAATTTACGCATGTCCACGTTGTATACTCATATCAATCCATGGTTTTGAGTATGGAAATTAAAGACTATAGGCTAAGTTAATTTATGAgctaaaaaatataactaaaagNAAATTTCCTGTTCAAACACTCTCTATAAGGTCATTTCAAAGCTCATCGCAAACATGCTCAAGGTTTTACTCCCGGATGTCATTTCCCCCTGCCAATCTGCCTTCATCAAAGGGAGAAACCTCTCGGAGAATGTGTTGTTTGCCACAGAAATAGTTCACGGCTATAACAGGAAAAATGTAGACCCTCGCGGCATGCTAAAGGTCGACCTGAGGAAAGCCTTCGATTCGGTTAGATGGGACTTCATTTTATCAGTTCTAAAGGGTATCAATCTGCCGGAAATCTTTATTAGTTGGATCGAGGAATGCATCACCACTCCGTCTTTCTCTGTCGCTATAAATGGAGTCTCTGGAGGTTTCTTCAAGAGTAAGAGAGGCCTAAGGCAAGGTGACCCCCTGTCACCCTATCTTTTTGTTCTTGCAATGGAAGTGTTCTCAAAGCTCCTTTCATCAAGATACTCCTCAGGCTATATCTTTCATCATCCGAAAACATCAGAACTTAACATCACTCATCCGATGTTTGCGGACGATGTTATGATTTTCTTCGATGGAGGCAGCTCTTCTTTACACGGTATAAATGAGACGCTCGATGATTTTGCTGGTTGGTCTGGGCTTAACATGAATGTAGACAAGACTGAGTTGTTCCTCGCGGGAGTGACTGAAGCCGAGGAATCAACGATTGCTCAATACGGCTTCCCTCAAGCTTCATTGCCTATAAGGTACTTAGGGCTACCCCTAATGAGTCGCAAGCTCAAAACCGCCGAATATGCCCCTCTTGTGGAGAAAGTGAAGAGTAAATTCACCCTCTGGTCTGTGAAGACTCTATCTTTTGCAGGGCGGCTCCAACTGCTAGCTTCAGTCATTTCTGGCATTGTTGTTTTCTGGATCTCTACATTCAGGCTCCCGAAAGGTTGTATCAAAGAAATAGAGTCTTTGTGCTCTTGTTTCCTTTGGTCTGGAGGTATCGAAAATCCTCACAAAGCAAAAGTAGCTTGGTCTCAAGTTTGCTTGCCAAAGGATGAAGGTGGCCTTGGTTTCAGAAGTTTTTCCGACTGGAACATAACTCTCAATCTCAAGCTCATTTGGTTGTTATTCTCAAACAGTCGGTCCCTTTGGGTTAAATGGCACAAGCACCACCACCTCCCAGGATCCGTAAACGGCCCTATAGCAGCATTTTGGTCTATAAAAGAAGGCATAAATGACACCTGGAACTGGAGATCTCTTTTACGACTTAGACCGATTGCAGAGAGATTCCTAAAGTGCTCTATTGGTAACGGTTTATCTGCCAGTTTCTGGCATGATTCCTGGAGTCTGTTTGGCCCCCTAATAAAGCTTTTGGGAGATGAAGGTCCCAGAAACCTGCATATCCCAATAGCAGCCACGGTAGCCGATGCCGTCGAAGGAGCCACCTGGCGACTACCTTCCCCAAGATCTTAAGAAGCCCTTGACCTGCATACCTATCTCACTACAATAACACTCCCGCTGCACCCTGACCTTGAAGACTCCTACGGTTGGATAGTCAACAACATCGACTGCAacgatttctcttcttcaaggACGTGGGAGGCTCTAAGACAGAGAGAACCTAAAAAAGACTGGTCACCTGTGATCTGGTTTAAAGGTGCTACCCCGAGGAATTCTTTCCACATGTGGGTATCTCATCTGAACAGACTCCCCACTCGCTCTCGGATGATCTCCTGGGGTCTGCAGGTTTCTCCACTTTGTTGCTTATGTGCAACGAGTGATGAGACTCGAGACCACCTCCTGCTTACTTGTAACTTCAGCGAATCAATTTGGAACCTTGTGCAGTCCAGACTAAGACTTACTCCACTTCAATTTCGAGACTGGGAAAGTCTTCTCTCCTGGATCAAGCTCAGCACGGCCTCTTGTCCGTCGGTGCTCCGGAAAATTGTCTCTCAAGCCACCATCTACGCTATCTGGAAGCAGAGAAACAATGTTCTCCATAATTCTCAAGTCATCCCACCAACTGTTGTTTTCAAGACCATCAACCGAGAGATCATCAACACCATCCATGCTAGAAACCATCGCAGGAAATTCAAAAAACTGTTGAGTCTCTGGATTATCTGAAGTTTGCATCAACCGGTTCAAGTTTTTTACTCTAactttgctttcttgttttttattttatttttgccaaGAAACCTAAAGCTGGGTACTCAtttgtaaaaccaaaacttttcattttatatgatatttactcatttagcaacaaaaaaaaatgttagaataggtttcaaattataaaagaatGAACTGACACCAACCAATTAAATTGTTGTTTAGTGGTAGACACGACCTTTCAAAAGATGTAGTTATATTTCATGATTCAAGTTTTTGTTTGGGACAAGATAATTTACGCATGTCCACGTTGTATACTCATATCAATCCATGGTTTTGAGTATGGAAATTAAAGACTATAGGCTAAGTTAATTTATGAgctaaaaaatataactaaaagaCACTTGATTGAGATTAGTGGGCTCTCTAAACACATGATGCACTTATCATATAAACCTTAACAATTGTGTGGTTCACGATTTTGGAGAATGTGAAGAGCTAGAAGTAACTATAGTAAATTATACTCATTCTATGGTATATATATTGGACTGGCAGCATAACACTCATAACTTTTTATGGTAGCAACTAGCAAGTTTGTGATGTCAGACATATTTCAACTATGAGAAAGAAACTTGACTTCTATGCGAATCTTGACTGTCGTAATgcggttttgttttgtcaaattacaatgatgatgatgactataATGCAATAGAAATATTATTGTACACATCAAAGTTGAAACCGTTACAGAAAAGTTTCAGTTTGTGTAATTGTGTCTAACATATATGAGATTACATTGTGGCATAGCAGActcatcaaaacatatatttgaaaagaaaatcaactgaatgatattaaaaaaaacgactaatatataaaagtaagaaaattcgCGATTGTACTGATCGGGCCATGACGACATCAACAAACATGAATACTGCATTTCTACGCATATGTTTATATCTTTAGCAGTTTAGCTAATTGAATATAATGTCAGAGAAGTGTGAAacaatctttttagtttttttagaaaaattgcGAAAGTAGAAGCACgaaggaataaaaaaaaggtatatactGCATTGCTATGCGTATTCTATTATTTAtcatcttttgattcttttttagCCAATTTAACTATTTTAGCTTCGGAATGTCACGTGACGCTCTAACCCCTAAATCTATGTCTATATTAGTTTGTACATTGTACATACACATGCATGATGCACCTATATTTGTTGTGTAATTAAAGTATACACGTATATATGACGTATGGATTCATTGATACcaaagttttttgttgttggtaaaCGTTCTCTAGCGTTTCGAAACCTACAATCTAGGATTTAAATAGTGAATTAATACTACCtccaattttaaattatacatcccaagtctataaatatatatccaattagcaatgtttataaaattgatttatatatgaCTAGAAACGTAAAATTGCGAAAAAAATCTCCTCTCATGAACTTCTTTCGAACAAAAATCAATCAATGGGGTTCAATAATCAGTGTAAGTAGTGGATTAGAGTAATGTATTGATTACAAACAAGAATGTTAATCAATTGGGTCTATATTGgaccaaaattaatatatggGCCTAACTAATCACCCTGAGTGATGACATGCTTGGAGTAGGTGAAACCAAAGTCATTATACTCACAAGTACTAACTATATTAAGTATAATAAACCAACCCTCTCTTTAACTTgcagattcaattttttttgtccatattctaTGAAATAAGTTAGTAGACTGATGAGGCCAACAACACCTTAATAAATTTAGATAGATCTAATGAAAAGAAATGTGTTTAATCATCCAACTGGATACAgttaatttaactatttaagaATAGAGATCACATTCATCATATTTTTGTTCGTTAGAAATTCATTTACAACAGTCATCGTGGACTTCGTCGTCTCTTTGATCCTGTCTTAGTAGTATCTTGAGATCCTTGAGCATTCTTCATCTTATATCTCTTTTCGATTCCATcttataatataatacatacataaataaCTTTGATTTCGATactcttgaatcttgatgaGGTTCCAATTATGAAAGGGAAAggcaaagagaaagagaacagtCTCTTATGGCTGGTGAAGGCTCCTTGGCGGTTATTGATCATGGCACGTAACGCCTACATTCGTAGCATTACGTCGTGCTCCGGCGTTGGAATCTTTACTGGCGGTGGATCCTCTGGTTTTGGTCAAGGTCAACTTGCTGGAAACTTTCAAATCCCGGAAGCACCTAGCACAACTCTCCCTCGGTGCTTTACCTTGACGTCAACGGCAGATGATCAAGGCTGTCTGAGTCTGACACGTGGTGGACAGCCTAAGATGGCAACGAGACGATCGGTGTGGTTGGATCATCGGAGGAACTACAGATGTGTTGCTATGATGCGAAGAATCGATGAGGAGATTCCTTTAGATGATGAGTTCNGAACTGGAGATCTCTTTTATGACTTAGATTGATTGCAGAGAGATTCCTAAAGTGCTCTATTGGTAACGGTTTATCTGCCAGTTTCTGGCATGATTCCTGGAGTCCGTTTGGCCCCCTAATAAAGCTTTTGGGAGATGAAGGTCCCAGAAACCTGCATATCCCAATAGCAGCCANNNNNNNNNNNNNNNNNNNNNNNNNNNNNNNNNNNNNNNNNNNNNNNNNNNNNNNNNNNNNNNNNNNNNNNNNNNNNNNNNNNNNNNNNNNNNNNNNNNNNNNNNNNNNNNNNNNNNNNNNNNNNNNNNNNNNNNNNNNNNNNNNNNNNNNNNNNNNNNNNNNNNNNNNNNNNNNNNNNNNNNNNNNNNNNNNNNNNNNNN
The Camelina sativa cultivar DH55 chromosome 6, Cs, whole genome shotgun sequence genome window above contains:
- the LOC109133333 gene encoding uncharacterized protein LOC109133333, which codes for MWVSHLNRLPTRSRMISWGLQVSPLCCLCAMSDETRDHLLLTCNFSESIWNLVQSRLRLTPLQFRDWESFLSWIKLSTASSLSVLRKIVSQATIYAIWKQRNNVLHNSQVIPPTVVFKTINREIINTIHARNHRRKFKKLLSLWII